Genomic DNA from Halobaculum sp. CBA1158:
GACGACGCCGAGTCGGCCGTCGTGAACGCCGTGAATGGGGGCGGTGACGCCGATACTATCGGCGCCGTAGCGGGTGCGATAGCAGGCGCTCGCTTCGGTGCCAGCGCTCTCCCCGACAGATGGGTGGATGAACTCGATCGCGGCGACGACCTTCGGCGACTCGGTCGCGAGCTGGCCGACCTCGATACGTGACCATCACGCCCACTAGACGGTAACAGGGACTGAACTCGTCGTTGAGCGCGTCGCTTCCGACAAGAGAGAGTGAACAAGGAGCAGGCGGTACGGTTCGATGAGAGACACGACGAAGCCAACCCCGTCGACAGCGCACCCGACCGCTCTTGTGGTCGGTGACCTGAATGTCTCGTATGGTCGAGGTTCGAGCACTCGCGACCGACGCGGTGATCGTACTCGAAGGGGAGGTGGTGCTCCTTGAACGGGCACACTCGCCCTTCGAGGGAAGCTGGGTTCTTCCGGGTGGCCTTGTTGAACCCGACGAAACCGCACGAGAGGCCTGTGTCCGCGAGGTGAGTGAGGAGGTTGGTCTCGATGTCTCGGTTGAGGAGTTCGTCGGGCTCTACGACGATCCGGATCGGGACGAGCGGGGAAACGTCAGCGCGGCGTACCGATGTACGCCTGTCTCCGACGACACACCGACACCGCGTAAGGAAGCACGGCAGGTGGAGACCTTCGACCCGGCTGATCTACCGGAGATGGGCTTCGACCACGAGCAGATCGTCACCGACACGCTCCTCGACTGACAGGCGTATCGGCGAGTCAAATGGCTCGGTACATAGTCACCGGTCTGTCGGCTGCCCGAGTTTGTGTTTAGAGCCGGCTCTGGACACGGCGTATGACTTATATTACAGTAGTATATGTAATACACTATGGGAAGTGTGAGTTTCCGTGTCCCCGACGAGGTGAAAGCACGGATGGAAGAACACGATGAAGTAAACTGGAGTGCAGTGCTCCGTGACCACATCGAGGAGGAACTCCAGCGTCTGGAATCGAAGAATATCGCCCACGCAGTTGCGACCAGCGAGCGATTGAGCGGTGCTATCGACGCCGACGAGGTGGCGACG
This window encodes:
- a CDS encoding NUDIX hydrolase — its product is MVEVRALATDAVIVLEGEVVLLERAHSPFEGSWVLPGGLVEPDETAREACVREVSEEVGLDVSVEEFVGLYDDPDRDERGNVSAAYRCTPVSDDTPTPRKEARQVETFDPADLPEMGFDHEQIVTDTLLD